One Pseudomonas rhizophila DNA window includes the following coding sequences:
- a CDS encoding glutathione binding-like protein, translated as MPNLTPFPITQKWPAQFPEWIQLYSLPTPNGVKVSIMLEEIGLPYEPHKVDFGSNDQLSPEFLSLNPNNKIPAILDPHGPGDQPLALFESGAILIYLADKSGQLLAQESAARYETIQWLMFQMGGIGPMFGQLGFFNKFAGKDYEDKRPRDRYVEESKRLLKVLDGRLEGRDWIMGERYTIADIATFPWVRNLIGFYEAGDLVGIQNFPNVTRVLERFLARPAVARGLKIPE; from the coding sequence ATGCCCAACCTAACCCCATTCCCCATCACCCAAAAATGGCCCGCCCAGTTCCCGGAGTGGATCCAGCTCTACTCCCTGCCGACCCCCAACGGCGTGAAAGTCTCGATCATGCTGGAAGAAATCGGCCTGCCCTACGAACCCCACAAAGTGGACTTCGGCAGCAATGACCAGCTGTCCCCAGAGTTCCTCTCCTTGAACCCCAACAACAAGATCCCGGCGATTCTCGACCCCCATGGGCCGGGGGATCAGCCGTTGGCGTTGTTCGAGTCGGGGGCGATTCTGATTTATCTGGCGGACAAGAGCGGGCAGTTGCTGGCCCAGGAGTCGGCGGCGCGCTACGAGACGATTCAATGGCTGATGTTCCAGATGGGCGGGATCGGGCCGATGTTCGGGCAGTTGGGTTTCTTCAACAAGTTTGCGGGCAAGGACTATGAAGACAAGCGACCTCGTGATCGTTACGTCGAGGAAAGCAAGCGCCTGCTCAAGGTGCTGGATGGTCGTCTTGAAGGCCGGGACTGGATCATGGGCGAGCGCTACACCATCGCCGATATCGCCACGTTTCCCTGGGTGCGCAACTTGATCGGTTTTTATGAAGCGGGGGATCTGGTGGGTATCCAGAATTTCCCGAATGTAACGCGGGTGTTGGAGCGTTTCCTGGCGCGGCCGGCAGTGGCACGCGGGTTGAAAATTCCGGAATGA
- a CDS encoding sodium:solute symporter family protein — protein sequence MDTQTLIYLFVGASFALYIAIAIWTRAGSTSEYYVASKGVHPVLNGMATGADWMSAASFISMAGIIAFAGYDGSVYLMGWTGGYVLLAMCLAPYLRKFGKFTVPEFVGARYYSQTARVVAVICVIFISFTYVAGQMRGVGIVFSRYLEVDINTGVMIGMAIVFFYSVLGGMKGITYTQVAQYCVMIFAYMVPAIYISIMITGNPIPQLGFISEVTGSGQSVIERLNGLGAELGFTAYTDGTKSTTDVFFITMALMVGTAGLPHVIVRFFTTPTVRDARKSAGYALLFIAVLYTTAPAVAAFARTNLLTSIPNVSYATAPTWFKTWENSGLIAWADKNNDGIIQYGPGAALVGAPSFTGERGANEQRLLSNQVSPVANELYVDNDIMVLANPEIAGLPGWVIALIAAGGLAAALSTAAGLLLVISTSVSHDLLKSNIMPRITEKQELLAARIAAGVAVLIAGLFGIYPPAFVAQVVAFAFGLAASSFFPVIVMGIFSKRMNREGAIAGMIVGLTFTFTYIVYFKFINPAMNTAEHWWLGVSPEGIGTLGMLFNFVAAVVVSRFTAPPPEHIQHLVEDIRVPRGAGAAIDH from the coding sequence ATGGATACCCAAACCCTGATCTACCTGTTCGTCGGTGCGTCCTTTGCGCTCTATATCGCCATTGCCATCTGGACGCGCGCCGGCTCCACCAGCGAGTACTACGTCGCCAGCAAAGGCGTGCACCCGGTACTCAACGGCATGGCCACCGGGGCCGACTGGATGTCGGCCGCCTCGTTCATCTCCATGGCCGGGATCATCGCCTTCGCCGGCTATGACGGCTCGGTCTACCTGATGGGCTGGACCGGCGGCTATGTGCTGCTGGCGATGTGTCTGGCGCCGTATCTGCGCAAGTTCGGCAAGTTCACTGTCCCGGAGTTCGTCGGCGCGCGTTACTACTCGCAGACGGCGCGGGTGGTGGCGGTGATCTGCGTGATCTTCATTTCCTTCACGTATGTGGCAGGGCAGATGCGCGGTGTGGGCATCGTGTTCTCCCGTTACCTGGAAGTGGATATCAATACCGGCGTGATGATCGGTATGGCCATCGTGTTCTTCTATTCCGTGCTGGGCGGCATGAAGGGCATCACCTACACGCAGGTGGCGCAGTACTGCGTGATGATTTTTGCCTACATGGTGCCGGCTATCTACATCTCGATCATGATCACCGGTAATCCGATCCCGCAACTGGGCTTCATCAGCGAGGTCACCGGCTCCGGCCAGAGTGTGATCGAGCGGCTCAACGGGCTGGGTGCGGAGCTGGGTTTCACGGCCTATACCGACGGCACCAAATCGACCACCGACGTGTTTTTCATCACCATGGCGCTGATGGTCGGGACTGCGGGCCTGCCTCATGTGATCGTGCGTTTCTTCACCACCCCGACAGTGCGTGATGCGCGCAAGTCAGCAGGTTACGCACTGCTGTTCATCGCTGTCCTCTACACCACCGCGCCGGCCGTGGCGGCTTTCGCGCGCACCAATCTGCTGACCTCGATCCCCAACGTCAGCTACGCCACCGCGCCAACATGGTTCAAGACCTGGGAAAATTCGGGGCTGATCGCCTGGGCGGACAAGAACAACGACGGCATCATCCAGTATGGCCCGGGGGCAGCCCTGGTCGGCGCGCCGAGCTTCACGGGTGAACGCGGGGCGAACGAGCAGCGGCTGCTGAGCAACCAGGTTTCACCGGTGGCCAACGAACTGTATGTCGACAACGACATCATGGTTCTGGCCAACCCGGAGATTGCCGGGTTGCCAGGCTGGGTCATCGCCCTGATTGCCGCCGGTGGCCTGGCGGCGGCGCTGTCGACGGCAGCGGGGTTGCTGCTGGTGATTTCCACATCGGTCTCCCATGACCTGCTCAAAAGCAACATCATGCCCAGGATCACTGAAAAGCAAGAGTTGCTGGCCGCCCGGATCGCCGCTGGCGTGGCGGTGCTGATTGCCGGGTTGTTCGGTATCTACCCGCCGGCATTCGTGGCCCAGGTGGTGGCGTTCGCCTTTGGACTGGCGGCGTCCTCGTTCTTCCCGGTGATTGTCATGGGGATCTTCTCCAAACGCATGAACCGCGAAGGCGCGATCGCGGGGATGATTGTGGGGCTGACGTTTACATTCACCTACATCGTCTACTTCAAATTCATCAATCCGGCGATGAACACTGCCGAGCACTGGTGGCTGGGCGTATCGCCCGAAGGCATCGGCACCCTGGGGATGCTCTTCAACTTCGTAGCCGCGGTGGTGGTGTCACGC
- the hemB gene encoding porphobilinogen synthase, which yields MSSQFPEARPRRLRRNASLRSLFQETEFTLNDLVLPIFVEEEIDDFVPIKSMPGVARIPESKLAGEIERYARAGIKSVMTFGVSHHLDSDGSDTWNERGLVSRMAGICKDAVPEMIVMSDTCFCEYTDHGHCGVLHGHEVDNDRTLLNLGKQAVAAARAGADVIAPSAAMDGQVQAIRKALDEAGFSQTAIMAYSTKFASALYGPFREAGGSALKGDRKSYQMNPMNRREALRESLLDEQEGADALMVKPAGAYLDIIRDIRQASNLPLSAYQVSGEYAMIKFAAQAGAIDEARVVRESLGAIKRAGADLIFTYFAMDLALSGI from the coding sequence ATGTCCAGTCAGTTCCCCGAAGCACGTCCACGCCGTCTGCGTCGCAATGCGAGCCTGCGCAGTCTGTTCCAGGAAACCGAGTTCACCCTGAACGACCTGGTGCTGCCGATTTTCGTCGAAGAAGAAATCGATGACTTTGTACCGATCAAGAGTATGCCGGGCGTGGCGCGCATTCCTGAATCGAAACTGGCCGGTGAGATCGAGCGGTATGCCCGTGCCGGTATCAAGTCAGTGATGACCTTTGGCGTGTCCCATCATCTGGATAGCGATGGCAGCGACACCTGGAACGAGCGCGGCCTGGTGTCGCGCATGGCCGGGATCTGCAAGGACGCGGTGCCGGAAATGATCGTGATGTCTGACACCTGTTTTTGTGAGTACACCGATCACGGCCATTGCGGGGTGCTTCACGGGCATGAAGTGGACAATGACCGGACCTTGCTCAACCTGGGTAAACAGGCCGTTGCGGCGGCCCGTGCCGGGGCCGATGTGATCGCGCCGTCCGCCGCCATGGACGGGCAGGTCCAGGCCATTCGCAAAGCCCTGGACGAAGCCGGTTTCAGCCAGACGGCAATCATGGCGTATTCAACCAAGTTCGCTTCAGCGCTCTACGGTCCGTTCCGCGAGGCGGGCGGCAGTGCCTTGAAAGGCGACCGCAAAAGCTACCAGATGAACCCGATGAACCGCCGCGAAGCACTGCGCGAGTCCTTGCTTGATGAGCAGGAAGGGGCCGATGCACTGATGGTCAAACCTGCCGGCGCGTACCTGGATATCATCCGCGATATTCGCCAGGCTTCGAACCTGCCCCTGTCGGCCTATCAGGTCAGCGGCGAGTACGCGATGATCAAATTCGCCGCCCAGGCCGGCGCCATCGACGAAGCCCGCGTCGTGCGAGAAAGTCTCGGCGCGATAAAACGAGCAGGGGCGGACCTGATCTTCACCTATTTTGCGATGGATCTGGCGCTGAGCGGGATCTGA
- a CDS encoding PhzF family phenazine biosynthesis protein, translating to MTSCFNFKQLDVFSEVPLKGNPLAVVLGADEISDERMAAFANWTNLSETTFLLAPQHPEADYRVRIFTTSTELPFAGHPTLGSCHAWLEAGGVPKGPQIVQECGVGLVRIRRSDFGLAFQAPPLLKSGPLEAQVLERVRKGLGLQAEAIVETQWVDNGAGWLALMLKNRQQVLALKPDYQQLRDLAVGVIAPWEPAVDGAEAQFEVRGFIAGDGMPEDPATGSLNAGLAQWMLAKGLAPSRYVVSQGLTMGRAGRIHVEQVGEDVWIGGAVVTCVNGSLTL from the coding sequence ATGACGAGCTGTTTCAATTTCAAGCAATTGGACGTGTTCAGCGAAGTGCCGCTCAAGGGGAATCCGCTGGCGGTGGTGCTCGGGGCGGACGAGATCAGTGACGAGCGCATGGCCGCTTTTGCCAACTGGACCAACCTCAGCGAAACCACTTTCCTGCTGGCGCCGCAGCATCCGGAGGCGGATTACCGGGTGCGCATTTTCACCACCTCGACTGAACTGCCGTTTGCCGGTCATCCGACTTTGGGCAGCTGTCATGCCTGGCTGGAGGCCGGAGGCGTGCCGAAAGGGCCGCAGATCGTGCAGGAATGTGGCGTTGGCCTGGTAAGAATTCGCCGCAGCGATTTCGGGTTGGCTTTTCAGGCGCCGCCCTTGCTCAAGTCCGGCCCGCTGGAGGCTCAAGTGCTGGAGCGAGTGCGCAAGGGACTGGGGTTGCAGGCCGAGGCGATTGTCGAGACGCAGTGGGTTGATAATGGTGCCGGCTGGCTGGCATTGATGCTCAAGAATCGCCAGCAAGTGTTGGCACTCAAGCCCGATTACCAGCAGTTGCGGGATCTGGCCGTGGGCGTCATCGCGCCGTGGGAACCGGCCGTGGATGGCGCTGAGGCGCAATTTGAAGTGCGCGGTTTCATTGCCGGTGACGGCATGCCGGAGGATCCTGCCACCGGCAGCCTGAACGCCGGGCTGGCCCAGTGGATGCTGGCCAAGGGGCTGGCACCGTCGCGCTATGTGGTCAGCCAGGGCTTGACCATGGGCCGGGCGGGGCGGATTCATGTTGAGCAGGTGGGCGAGGACGTCTGGATTGGTGGTGCGGTGGTGACCTGCGTCAATGGCTCACTGACCTTGTAA
- a CDS encoding phage infection protein, whose amino-acid sequence MKRQIILSLAFSVLAANAFAASSHPVVAEGGSDRLIEKRVAEGGSDRLIQNRVAEGGSDRLIQNRVAEGGSDRLQQNRVAEGGSDRLQQNRVAEGGSDRLQQNRVAEGGSDRLQQNRVAEGGSDRLQQNRVAEGGSDRLQQNRVAEGGSDRLQQNRVAEGGSDRLTQNRV is encoded by the coding sequence ATGAAACGCCAAATCATCCTCAGCCTCGCTTTCTCGGTACTGGCAGCCAACGCATTCGCCGCCTCCTCCCACCCGGTCGTTGCCGAAGGTGGTTCTGATCGACTGATCGAAAAACGTGTTGCCGAAGGCGGCTCCGATCGCCTGATCCAGAACCGCGTTGCCGAAGGTGGCTCTGATCGTCTGATCCAGAACCGCGTTGCCGAAGGTGGCTCTGATCGTCTGCAACAGAATCGCGTCGCTGAAGGTGGTTCCGATCGTCTGCAACAGAACCGCGTTGCTGAAGGTGGCTCCGATCGTCTGCAACAGAACCGCGTTGCTGAAGGTGGTTCCGATCGTCTGCAACAGAATCGCGTCGCTGAAGGTGGTTCCGATCGCCTGCAACAGAACCGCGTTGCTGAAGGTGGTTCCGATCGCCTGCAACAGAACCGCGTTGCTGAAGGTGGTTCCGATCGCCTGCAACAGAACCGCGTTGCTGAAGGTGGTTCCGATCGTCTGACTCAGAATCGTGTATGA
- a CDS encoding DUF4212 domain-containing protein, protein MSTQKQQAARAYWTENLRWMLVLLAIWFLVSFGFGILLVDQLNTISFFGTPLGFWFAQQGSIYVFVLEIFFYVWKMNQLDRKYDVHED, encoded by the coding sequence ATGTCCACTCAAAAGCAACAGGCTGCGCGTGCCTACTGGACGGAGAACCTACGCTGGATGCTGGTATTGCTGGCAATCTGGTTCTTGGTGTCGTTCGGCTTTGGCATTTTGCTGGTTGACCAGCTCAACACCATCAGCTTCTTCGGTACGCCCCTGGGATTCTGGTTCGCCCAGCAGGGGTCCATCTACGTCTTTGTGCTCGAGATCTTCTTCTATGTCTGGAAGATGAATCAGCTCGATCGCAAATATGACGTCCACGAAGACTGA
- a CDS encoding methyl-accepting chemotaxis protein, whose amino-acid sequence MQTLKALYESIEMQFFDTLTKKLSSLFLLVVVSGLLYWVAVSARADIVLQLHTAQLDPALLGQVEGRLDSLTHALLFGALLTLCMISFMVWYFRHLIVRPVTAMTKALEEIASGEGDLSKDLPLVTHDEIRVLADTCNRFLAKQREIISNVQALTVHIAVESARSLKNISDSSDSATHQARFAKEVMDQSNTAVGRIEEVSRQTQGISSTTAQNLSMARDSYAELLEVTGNISEISSSLNEFATLVGALNQRSSSIKSIVGLIQQISAQTNLLALNAAIEAARAGESGRGFAVVADEVRTLAQNVSRATDDISRNIDAMLEEVSSTHEQTNQISHSARETQKVVERASGHFESMIGDFESTNGKLADIASHIQLFAESNTGINERVTQIHADSQSIDQRMQHSATATRDLSGVAEKVQALLGRFVLGHGKLDAAITRASQCRDNLQVQLEALQQDGLNLFDQNYQLIPGTDPKQYMTSYTERFAQVCQEECDKLTRSTPGGKVSFIVDTKGYCPVNNSWVSKQPTGDRAVDLPVCRNKRIFNDPIGLRAAGNTQRFLLQTYLRDTGEIMTEIDVPFFFGGRHWGNLRVGFDAAVLLAE is encoded by the coding sequence ATGCAGACGCTAAAGGCCTTGTACGAGTCTATCGAGATGCAGTTTTTCGATACGCTCACCAAAAAGCTGTCGAGCCTTTTCCTGCTGGTCGTGGTCAGTGGCTTGCTTTACTGGGTGGCAGTCAGTGCCCGCGCCGACATTGTGCTGCAGTTGCACACTGCGCAACTGGACCCCGCGCTGCTGGGGCAAGTCGAAGGCCGGCTCGACAGCCTCACCCATGCCCTGCTCTTCGGCGCGCTGCTGACGCTGTGCATGATCAGCTTCATGGTCTGGTACTTTCGCCACCTCATCGTGCGCCCCGTCACGGCCATGACCAAGGCCCTCGAGGAGATCGCCAGCGGCGAAGGCGACCTGTCCAAAGACCTGCCCCTGGTGACCCACGACGAAATCCGCGTGCTGGCCGACACTTGCAACCGCTTCCTGGCCAAGCAGCGGGAGATCATCAGTAATGTCCAGGCGCTGACCGTGCACATTGCGGTCGAATCGGCCCGCTCGTTGAAAAACATCAGCGACTCCAGCGACAGCGCTACTCACCAGGCCCGCTTCGCCAAGGAAGTGATGGACCAGAGCAACACCGCCGTAGGTCGCATCGAAGAAGTCTCGCGCCAGACTCAGGGCATTTCCAGCACCACTGCGCAGAACCTGAGCATGGCTCGCGACTCCTATGCAGAACTGCTGGAAGTGACGGGCAACATCAGTGAAATCTCCAGCAGCCTCAATGAATTCGCCACGCTGGTAGGCGCCCTGAACCAACGTTCTTCGAGCATCAAGTCCATCGTTGGGCTGATCCAGCAGATCTCTGCCCAAACCAACCTGCTGGCCCTCAACGCGGCCATCGAAGCCGCCCGGGCCGGTGAAAGCGGTCGGGGGTTTGCCGTGGTGGCCGATGAGGTGCGCACCTTGGCGCAGAATGTCAGCCGGGCTACCGACGACATCTCACGAAACATCGACGCCATGCTCGAAGAAGTCAGTTCCACACATGAACAGACCAACCAGATCAGCCACAGCGCCCGGGAAACCCAGAAAGTCGTGGAGCGTGCCTCGGGCCATTTCGAAAGCATGATCGGCGACTTCGAATCCACCAATGGCAAGTTGGCCGATATCGCGTCCCATATCCAGCTTTTCGCCGAATCCAACACGGGTATCAACGAACGGGTTACGCAGATCCATGCCGACAGCCAGTCGATTGACCAGCGCATGCAACATTCGGCAACGGCTACCCGTGACTTGTCCGGTGTCGCTGAAAAGGTCCAGGCATTGTTGGGCCGGTTCGTGCTCGGCCATGGCAAGCTGGATGCCGCCATCACCCGGGCCAGCCAGTGCCGCGACAACCTCCAGGTCCAATTGGAGGCGCTGCAGCAGGATGGCCTCAACCTGTTCGATCAGAACTACCAACTGATCCCCGGCACCGATCCCAAGCAATACATGACCAGCTACACCGAGCGTTTTGCCCAAGTCTGCCAGGAAGAATGCGACAAACTCACCCGCAGCACCCCGGGCGGCAAAGTCTCATTCATCGTCGACACCAAGGGTTATTGCCCAGTGAACAACAGCTGGGTTTCGAAACAACCGACCGGTGACCGCGCCGTCGACCTGCCGGTGTGCCGCAACAAGCGCATCTTCAACGACCCGATCGGCCTGCGCGCGGCGGGCAACACCCAACGCTTCCTGCTCCAGACCTACCTGCGCGATACCGGGGAAATCATGACCGAGATCGACGTACCGTTCTTCTTCGGCGGCCGCCATTGGGGCAACTTGCGGGTCGGGTTCGATGCGGCGGTGCTGCTGGCGGAGTGA
- a CDS encoding DUF1615 domain-containing protein: MQLNRLMISLTALLTLAGCGSRQAQEPERQPAEVKAQIVRLLPAKTVDREGWATDIYVAFAAQQISPTTQNICSVLAVTEQESTFQADPAVQGLGKIARQEIDRRAAKMHIPGLLISGALQVRSPNGKSYSDRLNAARSEKELSAIFDDFIGMVPLGKTLFGSFNPVHTGGPMQVSIAFAQANARDYPYAVDGSIRREVFSRRGGMYFGIAHLLGYPVSYTEPLYRFADFNAGWYASRNAAFQHAVSRASGIPLALDGDLILHGSIMPGSTELAVRTLGRSLGMRNPTIRDQLEQGDSLAFEDSKLYKRVFELAEKAEGKQLPRAVLPGIVLKSPKITRKLTTAWFAKRVDERYRRCMTRAAGR, encoded by the coding sequence ATGCAACTCAATCGATTGATGATCAGCCTCACCGCGTTGTTGACCCTGGCCGGCTGCGGCAGCCGTCAGGCCCAGGAACCGGAACGCCAGCCTGCCGAGGTCAAGGCGCAGATTGTGCGGTTGTTGCCGGCCAAGACTGTGGATCGCGAGGGCTGGGCGACGGATATCTACGTGGCTTTTGCCGCTCAGCAAATCTCACCCACGACGCAGAATATCTGTTCCGTCCTGGCGGTGACCGAACAGGAATCGACGTTCCAGGCTGATCCGGCGGTACAGGGGTTGGGCAAGATCGCCCGGCAGGAAATCGATCGTCGCGCGGCAAAGATGCACATTCCGGGTCTGTTGATCAGCGGCGCCCTCCAGGTGCGTTCGCCCAATGGCAAAAGCTACAGTGATCGGCTCAATGCCGCGCGCAGCGAGAAGGAGTTGAGTGCGATTTTCGATGACTTCATTGGCATGGTGCCCTTGGGCAAGACACTGTTCGGCAGCTTCAACCCCGTGCACACCGGCGGGCCGATGCAGGTCAGCATCGCGTTTGCCCAGGCTAATGCCCGGGATTATCCCTATGCGGTGGATGGGTCGATTCGTCGGGAGGTGTTCAGTCGTCGCGGCGGGATGTATTTCGGTATTGCGCATCTGCTGGGGTATCCGGTGAGCTACACCGAACCGCTGTATCGTTTCGCCGATTTCAATGCCGGATGGTACGCCAGCCGCAACGCGGCATTCCAGCATGCAGTGAGTCGTGCCTCAGGCATTCCCCTGGCTCTGGACGGCGATTTGATCTTGCATGGTTCCATCATGCCAGGCAGCACCGAGTTGGCGGTGCGCACCTTGGGCCGGTCGCTGGGGATGCGCAACCCGACCATTCGCGACCAGTTGGAGCAGGGCGACAGCCTGGCGTTCGAGGACAGCAAACTGTACAAGCGGGTCTTCGAATTGGCTGAGAAGGCCGAGGGCAAGCAATTACCTCGGGCGGTGTTGCCGGGAATCGTGCTCAAGAGCCCGAAAATCACGCGCAAGCTGACCACGGCGTGGTTCGCCAAGCGAGTGGATGAGCGTTACCGGCGTTGTATGACGCGGGCTGCGGGACGCTAG